A single region of the Chelmon rostratus isolate fCheRos1 chromosome 5, fCheRos1.pri, whole genome shotgun sequence genome encodes:
- the LOC121606781 gene encoding probable gluconokinase has product MIYIIMGVSGSGKSTLGAFLSEKLGWPLHEGDNFHPPENIMKMARGEPLTDQDRLPWLLKLHEVIERERCSGCDALVVCSALKRLYRQILLYGTKALTSSSGPGQDILPPASPDVFFLFLHGDYELLHQRMVARRGHYMKADLLRSQCDVLEPPLDEENVLPLDIRRSIPDMAMEVERHVISLKSSPTL; this is encoded by the exons ATGATCTACATCATAATGGGAGTCTCGGGCTCTGGAAA AAGCACATTAGGAGCCTTCCTATCAGAAAAG CTGGGCTGGCCCCTGCATGAAGGGGATAACTTCCACCCACCGGAGAACATTATGAAGATGGCTCGTGGTGAACCACTCACAGACCAG GACAGATTGCCCTGGCTTCTCAAACTACATGAAGTCATTGAGAG AGAGAGGTGTTCCGGCTGTGATGCTCTCGTGGTGTGCTCCGCCCTGAAGCGCCTGTACAGGCAGATCCTGCTCTATGGCACCAAAgccctcacttcctcttccgGCCCAGGCCAAGATATCCTGCCTCCCGCCTCTCCtgatgtcttttttctcttcctacACGGAGACTACGAGCTCCTTCACCAGAGGATGGTGGCCCGTAGGGGACATTACATGAAAGCAGACCTGCTGCGTTCCCAGTGCGACGTTCTAGAGCCGCCGTTGGATGAGGAGAACGTGTTGCCGCTGGACATCAGGAGGAGCATCCCTGATATGGCCATGGAGGTCGAGAGGCACGTCATCAGCCTCAAGTCGTCACCAACACTTTAA